One genomic segment of Macaca fascicularis isolate 582-1 chromosome 19, T2T-MFA8v1.1 includes these proteins:
- the MED26 gene encoding mediator of RNA polymerase II transcription subunit 26 has protein sequence MTAAPASPQQIRDRLLQAIDPQSNIRNMVAVLEVISSLEKYPITKEALEETRLGKLINDVRKKTKNEELAKRAKKLLRSWQKLIEPAHQHEAALRGLAGAAGSANGGAHNCRPEVGAAGPPRSIHDLKSRNDLQRLPGQRLDRLGSRKRRGDQRDLGHPGPPPKVSKASHDPLVPNSSPLPTNGISGSPESFPGSLDGSGHAGPEGGRLERGENDKHSGKIPINAVRPHTSSPGLGKPPGPCLQPKASVLQQLDRVDETPGPPHPKGPPRCSFSPRNSRHEGSFARQQSLYAPKGSVPSPSPRPQALDATQVPSPLPLAQPSTPPVRRLELLPSAESPVRWLEQPESHQRLAGPGCKAGLSPAEPLLSRAGFSPDSSKADSDAASSGGSDSKKKKRYRPRDYTVNLDGQVAEAGVKPVRLKERKLTFDPMTRQIKPLTQKEPVRADSPVHMEQQSRTELDKQEAKASLQSPFEQTNWKELSRNEIIQSYLSRQSSLLSSSGAQTPGAHHFMSEYLKQEESTRQGARQLHVLVPQSPPTDLPGLTRDITQDDLDRIQASQWPGVNGCQDTQGNWYDWTQCISLDPHGDDGRLNILPYVCLD, from the exons ATCCGGAACATGGTGGCGGTGCTGGAAGTCATCTCCAGCCTGGAGAAATACCCCATTACCAAAGAGGCACTTGAG GAAACACGACTTGGGAAGCTCATCAACGACGTCCGCAAGAAAACCAAGAACGAGGAGCTCGCCAAGCGGGCCAAGAAGCTGCTGCGGAGCTGGCAGAAGCTCATCGAGCCAGCGCACCAGCATGAGGCAGCGCTGCGGGGGCTGGCGGGGGCCGCTGGCTCTGCCAACGGGGGTGCACACAACTGCCGGCCGGAGGTGGGGGCGGCTGGCCCGCCCAGGAGCATCCATGACCTGAAGAGCCGCAATGACCTCCAGAGGCTGCCCGGGCAGCGGCTGGACAGGCTGGGCAGCCGCAAGCGCAGGGGTGACCAGCGTGACCTCGGCCACCCAGGGCCACCACCTAAGGTCTCCAAAGCTAGCCACGACCCCCTTGTCCCCAACTCATCCCCCCTCCCTACCAATGGCATCAGTGGGAGTCCAGAGAGCTTCCCTGGCTCCCTGGATGGCAGTGGGCATGCAGGCCCAGAGGGCGGCCGCCTGGAGCGTGGCGAGAACGACAAGCACAGTGGCAAGATCCCCATCAACGCTGTGCGGCCGCACACCAGCTCCCCAGGCCTGGGCAAGCCCCCTGGACCCTGCTTGCAGCCAAAGGCTTCGGTGCTGCAGCAGTTGGACAGGGTGGATGAGACTCCGGGGCCTCCCCACCCCAAGGGGCCCCCTCGCTGCTCTTTCAGTCCTCGGAACTCACGGCATGAGGGCTCCTTTGCCCGGCAGCAGAGCTTGTATGCACCCAAGGGCTCCGTGCCCAGCCCCTCACCGCGGCCCCAGGCGCTCGATGCCACACAGGTGCCGTCACCGCTTCCACTGGCACAGCCGTCCACACCCCCTGTACGGCGGCTTGAGCTGCTGCCCAGTGCGGAAAGCCCAGTGCGCTGGCTTGAGCAGCCGGAAAGCCACCAGCGGCTGGCGGGGCCGGGCTGCAAGGCAGGGCTGTCCCCAGCCGAGCCCCTCCTGTCCCGGGCGGGCTTCTCCCCAGACTCCTCCAAGGCGGACAGTGACGCTGCCTCCTCAGGGGGCTCGGACAGTAAAAAGAAGAAGAGGTACCGGCCTCGAGATTACACGGTTAACTTGGACGGGCAGGTGGCTGAGGCGGGCGTCAAGCCTGTCCGGTTAAAAGAGCGGAAGCTCACCTTTGACCCCATGACAAGACAGATCAAACCTCTGACCCAGAAAGAGCCAGTGCGGGCAGACAGCCCTGTGCACATGGAGCAGCAGTCCAGGACAGAGCTGGACAAgcaggaggccaaggccagcctCCAGAGCCCCTTTGAACAGACGAACTGGAAGGAGCTGTCACGCAACGAGATCATCCAGTCCTACCTGAGCCGGCAGAGCAGCCTGCTCTCATCGTCGGGCGCGCAGACCCCGGGGGCTCACCACTTCATGTCTGAGTACCTGAAGCAGGAGGAGAGCACCCGGCAAGGGGCCAGGCAGTTGCACGTGCTGGTGCCTCAAAGCCCGCCCACAGACCTCCCCGGGCTGACCCGGGATATCACACAGGACGATCTCGACAGAATCCAGGCCAGCCAGTGGCCGGGGGTGAACGGGTGTCAGGACACACAGGGTAACTGGTATGACTGGACGCAGTGCATATCGCTTGATCCGCACGGCGATGACGGGCGCTTGAACATTCTGCCTTATGTCTGTTTGGACTGA